Proteins found in one Falsirhodobacter algicola genomic segment:
- a CDS encoding AMP nucleosidase, translating into MHETIHTPDVPAPTNFMDAREAVARLRELYDLSAEFLAQQFAEVIQGRRSEGRIRAFYPEVRMTTNSFTRVDSRLAFGYVADPGTYVATITRPDLFENYLIQQIELLIQNHGVPVRIGVSTTPMPLHFALAGNPSVLIPQEGVLDFALRDMFDVPDLNTTGDDIVNGARTLPGGEAPLAPFTAQRVDYSLARLAHYTATNAGHFQNHVLFTNYQFYVDEFESFARQMLGRDGYTAFVAPGNQEITAADQPITPLARLPQMPAYHLKRADGQGITLVNIGVGPSNAKTATDHIAVLRPHAWLMVGHCAGLRNSQNLGDFVLAHAYLREDHVLDDDLPVWVPIPALAEIQTSLEQAVEEVTQLQGYELKRIMRTGTVATIDNRNWELRDQSGPVHRLSLSRAIALDMESATIAANGFRFRVPYGTLLCVSDKPLHGELKLPGMASDFYRTQVSRHLMIGIRAMEKLRDMPIERIHSRKLRSFDETAFL; encoded by the coding sequence ATGCACGAGACGATCCACACCCCCGACGTTCCTGCTCCGACCAACTTCATGGATGCGCGGGAGGCCGTGGCCCGTCTGCGGGAACTGTACGATCTTTCCGCCGAATTCCTTGCCCAGCAATTCGCCGAGGTGATCCAAGGGCGGCGGAGCGAGGGGCGGATCCGCGCCTTCTATCCCGAAGTGCGCATGACGACGAACAGCTTCACCCGCGTGGACAGCCGCCTCGCCTTCGGTTACGTCGCCGATCCCGGCACCTATGTCGCGACCATCACCCGCCCCGACCTGTTCGAGAATTACCTGATCCAGCAGATCGAATTGCTGATCCAGAATCACGGCGTGCCGGTGCGGATCGGGGTGTCCACGACGCCCATGCCGCTGCATTTCGCGCTGGCGGGCAATCCGTCCGTGCTGATCCCGCAAGAAGGCGTTCTGGATTTCGCGCTGCGCGACATGTTCGACGTGCCGGATCTGAACACCACGGGCGACGACATCGTGAACGGCGCGCGCACCCTTCCGGGCGGAGAGGCGCCGCTGGCCCCGTTCACGGCGCAGCGGGTGGATTACTCGCTCGCGCGGCTTGCCCATTACACGGCGACGAATGCCGGGCATTTCCAGAACCACGTCCTCTTCACGAACTACCAGTTCTATGTGGACGAGTTCGAATCCTTCGCCCGTCAGATGCTGGGTCGCGACGGCTACACCGCCTTCGTCGCCCCCGGCAACCAAGAGATCACCGCCGCCGATCAGCCGATCACCCCGCTGGCGCGCCTACCCCAGATGCCCGCCTATCACCTGAAGCGCGCCGATGGTCAGGGCATCACGCTGGTGAACATCGGCGTCGGCCCGTCGAACGCCAAGACCGCGACCGACCATATCGCCGTCCTGCGCCCGCATGCATGGCTGATGGTCGGCCATTGCGCGGGCCTGCGCAACAGCCAGAACCTCGGCGATTTCGTGCTGGCCCATGCCTATCTGCGCGAGGATCACGTTCTGGACGACGATCTGCCCGTCTGGGTGCCGATCCCCGCGCTGGCCGAGATCCAGACCTCGCTCGAACAGGCCGTGGAGGAGGTGACCCAGCTTCAGGGCTATGAGCTGAAGCGCATCATGCGCACCGGCACCGTCGCCACCATCGACAACCGCAACTGGGAACTGCGCGATCAGTCCGGCCCGGTGCACCGGCTGTCGCTGTCGCGGGCCATCGCGCTGGATATGGAAAGCGCGACGATCGCGGCCAATGGCTTCCGCTTCCGCGTGCCCTACGGCACGCTTCTGTGCGTGTCCGACAAGCCGCTGCACGGAGAGTTGAAGCTGCCGGGCATGGCGTCGGACTT
- a CDS encoding SDR family oxidoreductase, with product MDYPKPPFPKQSQTLPGDSRQMQPVPDCGETSYKGSGRLKGKVALITGGDSGIGRAVAIAYAREGADVAICYLSETEEAKDTVRLIEAEGRRALAIEADIGTPSTCRDVIQRMVDHFGWIDILVNNAAHQMMFDDILDIRDAEWDLTFRVNIHAMFWLIKASLPHMKPGASIINTASINSDKPKPGLLAYATTKGAIQNFTNGLAQMLAPRGIRVNCVAPGPVWTPFIPSSMPADKVADFGKETPMGRPGQPAELATAYVMLAESGSSFTTAATVAVTGGMPMM from the coding sequence ATGGACTATCCCAAACCCCCATTCCCGAAACAGAGCCAGACGCTTCCCGGTGACAGCCGCCAGATGCAGCCCGTCCCCGATTGCGGCGAGACGAGCTACAAGGGCAGCGGACGGCTGAAGGGCAAGGTCGCCCTGATCACCGGCGGCGACAGCGGCATCGGCCGCGCCGTCGCCATCGCCTATGCCCGCGAGGGCGCGGATGTGGCGATCTGCTATCTGTCCGAAACCGAAGAGGCCAAGGACACCGTCCGCCTGATCGAGGCCGAGGGCCGCCGGGCGCTGGCGATCGAGGCCGATATCGGCACGCCCAGCACCTGCCGCGACGTGATCCAGCGCATGGTGGATCATTTCGGCTGGATCGACATCCTCGTGAACAACGCCGCCCATCAGATGATGTTCGACGACATCCTCGACATCCGCGATGCCGAATGGGATCTGACCTTCCGGGTCAACATCCATGCGATGTTCTGGCTGATCAAGGCCTCGCTGCCGCATATGAAACCGGGGGCGTCGATCATCAACACCGCCTCCATCAATTCGGACAAGCCGAAGCCGGGGCTGCTGGCCTATGCCACGACGAAGGGCGCGATCCAGAACTTCACCAACGGTCTGGCGCAGATGCTGGCCCCGCGCGGCATCCGGGTGAACTGCGTGGCGCCGGGCCCGGTCTGGACGCCGTTCATCCCGTCCTCCATGCCCGCCGACAAGGTGGCCGATTTCGGAAAGGAAACGCCGATGGGCCGCCCGGGCCAACCGGCCGAACTGGCGACCGCCTATGTCATGCTGGCGGAATCGGGGTCGAGCTTCACCACCGCCGCGACCGTGGCCGTCACCGGCGGCATGCCGATGATGTGA
- the treZ gene encoding malto-oligosyltrehalose trehalohydrolase, whose amino-acid sequence MRQYEWGAEQVEPGRWSFALWSPDAADVAVEIGGRVVPMSAEADGWHRAEAEAKAGDTYRLRIGDVAIPDPASRAQAGDVHADSVLVDPAHDFHPWDGRPWEETVILEIHVGLFTPEGTFAAAAARMEELAALGVTMVELMPVGQFPGARGWGYDGVLPWAPHPSYGTPADMRAFVDAAHRAGISVILDVVYNHFGPDGAWIGQVAPSFFHPEIATPWGAAIAFDEPAVRRFFIGNALHWLREYNLDGFRFDAIDQIRDQGEPEFMVELGQAIRDGGFDRPIHLTTEDNRNITRLHDENGPYDGEWNDDYHHCIHVLLTGETQDYYSSFGPAPFEDLCLSLECGFVEQGQPRPPQKTGRGERSCDLPWHAFVNFNQNHDQTGNRAKGERLLALADPDAVKVAHALLLLGPFVPMLFMGEEAGETAPFQFFADFTGDLAEATRKGRHAEFPGVKEFPDPMSEETYERSRPYRGDPGAMAAWRDLTRRLLAFRQDRIVPLMTSGRAGDPEITRAGPRSLVARWPFAAGTLRIALDFGDGGPFPDAGDIRIEEGTCRLSCIIEA is encoded by the coding sequence ATGCGGCAGTACGAGTGGGGTGCGGAACAGGTGGAACCAGGCCGGTGGAGCTTCGCGCTCTGGTCGCCCGATGCCGCCGATGTGGCGGTGGAGATCGGCGGCCGCGTCGTTCCGATGAGCGCCGAGGCCGATGGCTGGCACCGGGCCGAGGCCGAGGCGAAGGCCGGCGACACCTACCGCCTGCGGATCGGCGATGTCGCGATCCCCGATCCGGCATCGCGGGCGCAGGCCGGCGACGTGCATGCCGATTCCGTGCTGGTCGATCCCGCCCATGATTTCCACCCATGGGACGGACGCCCGTGGGAGGAGACGGTCATCCTCGAAATCCATGTCGGCCTGTTCACCCCCGAAGGCACCTTTGCCGCTGCCGCCGCGCGGATGGAGGAACTGGCCGCGCTGGGCGTGACGATGGTGGAGCTGATGCCCGTGGGCCAGTTCCCCGGCGCGCGGGGCTGGGGCTATGACGGTGTGCTGCCTTGGGCGCCGCATCCGTCCTATGGAACGCCCGCCGATATGCGCGCCTTCGTCGATGCGGCGCACCGGGCCGGGATCAGCGTGATCCTCGATGTCGTCTACAACCATTTCGGGCCGGACGGGGCGTGGATCGGGCAGGTTGCGCCCAGCTTCTTCCATCCCGAAATCGCGACCCCCTGGGGCGCGGCCATCGCCTTCGACGAACCCGCCGTTCGCCGCTTCTTCATCGGCAATGCGCTGCACTGGCTGCGGGAATACAACCTCGATGGGTTCCGCTTCGATGCGATCGACCAGATCCGCGATCAGGGCGAGCCGGAGTTTATGGTGGAACTCGGCCAAGCGATCCGCGACGGGGGCTTCGACCGCCCCATCCACCTGACGACCGAGGACAACCGCAACATCACGCGCCTGCACGATGAGAACGGCCCCTATGACGGCGAATGGAACGACGATTATCACCATTGCATCCACGTCCTGCTGACCGGCGAGACGCAGGATTACTATTCCAGCTTCGGCCCGGCCCCGTTCGAGGATCTGTGCCTCTCGCTCGAATGCGGCTTCGTGGAACAGGGGCAGCCGCGCCCGCCGCAAAAGACGGGCCGGGGCGAGCGGTCCTGCGATCTGCCGTGGCACGCCTTCGTCAATTTCAACCAGAACCACGACCAGACCGGCAACCGCGCCAAGGGCGAACGGCTTCTGGCGCTGGCGGACCCCGATGCGGTGAAGGTGGCGCATGCGCTGCTGCTGCTCGGCCCCTTCGTGCCGATGCTGTTCATGGGCGAAGAGGCGGGCGAAACCGCGCCGTTCCAATTCTTCGCCGATTTCACGGGCGATCTGGCCGAGGCGACGCGCAAGGGCCGCCATGCCGAGTTTCCGGGCGTGAAGGAGTTTCCCGATCCCATGTCCGAGGAAACGTATGAACGAAGCCGTCCCTATCGCGGCGATCCGGGGGCGATGGCCGCATGGCGCGATCTGACGCGCCGCCTGCTCGCCTTCCGGCAGGACCGGATCGTGCCGCTGATGACCTCGGGGCGGGCGGGCGATCCGGAGATCACGCGCGCGGGGCCGCGCTCGCTCGTGGCGCGGTGGCCCTTTGCGGCGGGAACGCTCCGCATCGCGCTCGATTTCGGCGATGGCGGTCCCTTCCCCGATGCCGGCGATATCCGGATCGAGGAAGGCACCTGCCGCCTTTCCTGCATCATCGAGGCGTAA
- a CDS encoding SDR family oxidoreductase, translating to MDRNAPADFTPHFAGSGRLKDQVCFISGSSSGIGRAVARLYAAEGAKVVVTYHSSREEGEDVAREVQEAGAEVLLLHLDSTSRESCFDAVAKTIAHFGRLDVLVCNAGVQKSEPDFTKVDPEWIEKIFATNVFGYMWLAQAGLEKMTEGAALIFTTSVNAYRGHKYLIDYSATKGAELGFLRALAASLADKGIRVNGVAPGPIWTPLIGETMPAEDVDAFGLDVPMKRPGQPNEVAPAYLFLACRDGSYMTGQVLHPNGGIPVGG from the coding sequence ATGGATCGCAACGCACCCGCCGACTTCACCCCCCATTTCGCCGGTTCGGGCCGGCTGAAGGATCAGGTCTGCTTCATCTCGGGGTCCTCGTCGGGGATCGGCCGGGCCGTGGCGCGCCTTTACGCCGCCGAGGGCGCGAAGGTCGTCGTCACCTACCATTCCAGCCGCGAGGAGGGCGAGGATGTCGCCCGCGAGGTGCAGGAGGCGGGGGCCGAGGTGCTGCTGCTGCATCTCGATTCCACCTCGCGCGAGAGTTGCTTTGACGCCGTGGCGAAGACGATCGCGCATTTCGGGCGGCTGGACGTGCTGGTCTGCAATGCCGGCGTGCAGAAATCCGAGCCCGATTTCACCAAGGTCGATCCGGAATGGATCGAGAAGATCTTCGCCACCAACGTCTTCGGGTACATGTGGCTGGCCCAAGCGGGGCTGGAGAAGATGACCGAGGGCGCCGCGCTGATCTTCACCACCTCGGTGAACGCCTATCGCGGGCACAAGTACCTCATCGACTATTCCGCGACCAAGGGGGCGGAGCTGGGCTTCTTGCGTGCGCTGGCGGCCAGCCTTGCCGACAAGGGCATCCGCGTGAACGGCGTCGCCCCCGGACCGATCTGGACCCCGCTCATCGGCGAGACGATGCCCGCCGAGGACGTGGACGCCTTCGGCCTCGATGTGCCGATGAAGCGTCCGGGCCAGCCGAACGAAGTGGCACCGGCCTATCTGTTCCTTGCCTGCCGCGATGGCAGCTACATGACCGGGCAGGTGCTGCACCCCAATGGCGGCATCCCCGTCGGGGGCTGA
- the otsB gene encoding trehalose-phosphatase, whose protein sequence is MTDPLAPLAASPDHYALFLDIDGCLIDLAPTPDGIVVPDGLPETLARLSGRMGGALALVTGRKTEWVDATFGRAFPMAGLHGFERRRADGSVQEVPVPPGLDLARDRLARFAHEPGLVLEDKGIAVAVHYRQAPARRAEVEQAMAALAAEIGPAWELQSGKSVVELRPAGASKGAAVRAFLQEEPFRGRIPVTIGDDVTDETMFPVANAMGGLSIRIADPSEPTEARAHLPSPAALRACLERIAAWAA, encoded by the coding sequence ATGACCGACCCGCTCGCCCCACTGGCCGCATCCCCCGATCATTACGCGCTTTTCCTCGATATCGACGGATGCCTGATCGACCTTGCCCCCACCCCCGACGGGATCGTGGTGCCGGACGGTTTGCCCGAGACATTGGCGCGGCTGTCCGGCCGGATGGGCGGCGCGCTGGCGCTGGTCACGGGCCGTAAGACGGAGTGGGTGGACGCCACCTTCGGGCGTGCCTTCCCCATGGCCGGACTGCACGGTTTCGAACGGCGGCGCGCCGACGGCTCGGTGCAGGAGGTTCCGGTGCCCCCCGGCCTCGATCTGGCGCGGGACCGGCTGGCGCGGTTCGCGCACGAGCCCGGCCTCGTGCTGGAGGATAAGGGCATCGCCGTCGCCGTCCATTACCGTCAGGCCCCCGCCCGCCGCGCCGAGGTGGAACAGGCCATGGCCGCCCTCGCCGCCGAGATCGGCCCGGCATGGGAACTGCAATCGGGCAAGAGCGTCGTCGAACTGCGCCCCGCCGGGGCCAGCAAGGGTGCCGCCGTCCGCGCCTTTCTTCAGGAAGAGCCGTTCCGCGGCCGCATCCCCGTCACCATCGGCGATGACGTGACCGACGAGACGATGTTCCCCGTCGCCAACGCCATGGGGGGCCTGTCCATCCGCATCGCCGATCCCTCCGAACCCACCGAAGCGCGGGCGCATCTTCCTTCGCCCGCCGCGCTTCGGGCCTGCCTTGAAAGGATCGCCGCATGGGCCGCATGA
- the otsA gene encoding alpha,alpha-trehalose-phosphate synthase (UDP-forming): MGRMIVVSNRVPLPDKEGRMPAGGLAVAVHAALQDSGGIWFGWSGQSVPEGDPGPVSRRSHGTIDYVLTDLSDRDMDEYYSGFANRVLWPLFHCRIDLAEYSRRDKEGYFRVNRMFADRLMPLIEPDDIIWVHDYHLIPLAEELRRRGVTNRIGFFLHIPWPPADILFAMPIYDQILKGLSAYDLVGFQTDHDLDNYISCLIREGVGDRVEEGTRPDPSRATLSAYGRTFRARTFGIGIETRDFAELAAASTETEAVTDMRRSLAGRDLIIGVDRLDYSKGIPQRILGFERFLDLNPDRAGHVTLLQIAPSSRSEVPEYRDMQSEVEALAGHVNGTRGRIDWTPIRYVNQSVERGALAGLYREARVGLVTPLRDGMNLVAKEYVAAQNPDDPGVLVLSRFAGAARELKGAVLCNPYDSEQTARAIEWALSMTLEERRDRWRGMMDYLLANDIQTWCRSYLQALADTAPDRGTR, encoded by the coding sequence ATGGGCCGCATGATCGTCGTCTCCAACCGTGTGCCACTGCCGGACAAGGAGGGGCGCATGCCGGCGGGCGGGCTTGCCGTGGCCGTGCATGCCGCCTTGCAGGACAGCGGAGGCATCTGGTTCGGCTGGTCCGGCCAATCGGTGCCCGAAGGCGACCCCGGCCCCGTATCGCGCCGCAGTCACGGGACCATCGACTATGTCCTGACCGACCTGTCGGACCGCGACATGGACGAATATTACAGCGGCTTCGCCAATCGGGTGCTCTGGCCGCTGTTCCACTGCCGGATCGACCTTGCCGAATACTCCCGCCGCGACAAGGAGGGGTATTTCCGGGTGAACCGCATGTTCGCCGACCGCCTGATGCCCCTGATCGAACCCGATGACATCATCTGGGTGCACGACTATCACCTGATCCCGCTGGCCGAGGAGTTGCGCCGCCGCGGCGTGACCAACCGCATCGGCTTCTTCCTGCATATCCCATGGCCGCCCGCCGACATCCTGTTCGCGATGCCGATCTACGATCAGATCCTGAAGGGGCTGTCGGCCTACGATCTGGTGGGCTTCCAGACAGACCACGATCTCGACAACTACATCTCCTGCCTGATCCGCGAGGGCGTGGGCGACCGGGTGGAGGAGGGCACGCGGCCCGACCCGTCGCGCGCAACGCTGTCGGCCTATGGGCGCACCTTCCGGGCGCGCACCTTCGGCATCGGGATCGAAACGCGCGATTTCGCCGAACTCGCCGCCGCATCCACCGAAACGGAGGCGGTGACGGATATGCGCCGCTCGCTGGCCGGGCGCGATCTGATCATCGGGGTGGACCGGCTGGATTATTCCAAGGGCATCCCCCAGCGCATCCTCGGGTTCGAACGCTTCCTCGATCTGAACCCGGACCGCGCGGGCCATGTCACGCTGCTGCAGATCGCGCCCTCCTCGCGGTCCGAGGTTCCCGAGTACCGGGACATGCAATCCGAGGTGGAGGCGCTGGCGGGGCATGTGAACGGCACCCGCGGCCGGATCGACTGGACGCCGATCCGCTATGTGAACCAGTCGGTCGAGCGTGGCGCGCTGGCGGGCCTTTACCGCGAGGCGCGGGTCGGGCTGGTGACGCCGCTGCGCGACGGCATGAACCTCGTGGCCAAGGAATACGTGGCGGCGCAGAACCCCGACGATCCGGGCGTTCTGGTGCTCTCGCGCTTTGCCGGGGCTGCGCGCGAATTGAAGGGCGCGGTCCTCTGCAACCCCTATGACAGCGAGCAGACGGCCCGCGCCATCGAATGGGCCTTGTCCATGACGCTGGAGGAACGGCGCGACCGTTGGCGCGGCATGATGGATTACCTGCTGGCCAACGACATCCAGACGTGGTGCAGATCCTATCTGCAGGCGCTGGCGGATACGGCGCCGGACAGGGGGACGCGATGA
- the aroQ gene encoding type II 3-dehydroquinate dehydratase has product MTIYILNGPNLNLLGQRQPEIYGHDTLADVERRCTDLAARLGLTVRMLQSNHEGQLIDWIHEARAAAQGIVINAGAYTHTSIAILDALKAFDGPVIELHISNVHARESFRHHSYISARADGVMAGFGTQGYELALLRMQRILGDAVTTT; this is encoded by the coding sequence ATGACCATCTACATCCTGAACGGGCCGAACCTGAACCTGCTGGGCCAGCGCCAGCCCGAGATCTACGGCCACGACACCTTGGCCGATGTGGAGCGGCGCTGCACGGATCTGGCGGCGCGCCTCGGGCTGACGGTGCGGATGCTGCAATCGAACCACGAGGGCCAGTTGATCGATTGGATCCACGAGGCGCGGGCCGCAGCGCAGGGCATCGTCATCAATGCCGGGGCCTATACCCACACGTCGATCGCGATCCTCGATGCGCTCAAGGCCTTCGACGGCCCGGTGATCGAACTGCACATCTCCAACGTCCATGCGCGCGAGAGCTTCCGCCACCACTCCTATATCAGCGCCCGCGCCGATGGGGTGATGGCGGGATTCGGCACGCAGGGCTATGAGCTGGCGCTGCTGCGCATGCAGCGCATTCTGGGCGATGCCGTGACCACGACATGA
- a CDS encoding TetR/AcrR family transcriptional regulator, whose translation MGRKRTIDRNVTMEAIETVVREQGVAGLSIEAVARAAGISKSSVVYDFASKDALLAAFVRQRLERKRAELDDAAKAHAGRPNAYLHGILDRCTQTPSDEDISCAMAITASLSGNSACREMMGERFAEDLGRVLSEADDPGRARLAWVALHGIMSLEYLGFHTFPPDERGQLLADISAFLSAPTTKT comes from the coding sequence TTGGGACGCAAGCGCACGATCGACCGGAACGTGACGATGGAAGCGATCGAAACCGTCGTGCGCGAGCAGGGCGTGGCGGGCCTGTCGATCGAGGCGGTGGCCCGGGCGGCGGGGATCAGCAAATCCAGCGTCGTCTATGATTTCGCATCCAAGGATGCGCTTCTGGCCGCCTTCGTGCGCCAGCGGCTGGAGCGCAAGCGCGCCGAACTCGACGATGCCGCCAAGGCCCATGCGGGCCGTCCCAATGCCTATCTGCACGGCATCCTCGACCGGTGCACCCAAACCCCTTCGGACGAAGATATCTCCTGCGCCATGGCGATCACCGCCAGCCTTTCGGGCAACAGCGCCTGCCGCGAGATGATGGGCGAGCGTTTCGCCGAAGATCTGGGCCGCGTTCTGAGCGAGGCCGACGATCCCGGCCGCGCACGATTGGCCTGGGTGGCGCTGCATGGCATCATGTCGCTCGAATATCTCGGTTTCCATACCTTCCCGCCGGACGAACGCGGGCAGCTTCTGGCCGACATCTCCGCCTTCCTGTCGGCCCCGACGACCAAGACCTGA
- a CDS encoding efflux RND transporter periplasmic adaptor subunit encodes MTRLRIAALAVLALATTAEAQQGGQMPPTPVSYVEVQPEALPVVNDLPGRIAATRTAEVRPRVGGIVIERVFEQGGMVEAGDVLFRLDPAPFRVQVASAQGTLARAKAAQQNARSEADRQQELRQRNASSGQAYDTAVSALAQADADVAVAEAQLQEAQLNLDYTEVRAPISGRIGRATLTEGALVAAQADVMATIQQLDPVYADFTQSTSEVLSLRRAMAAGRLAATAPGEAQVKLLFDDGSAYDQTGRLLFSEATVDPLTGQVTLRAEFPNPDGYLLPGLYVRVQVEQALRDNALAVPQMAVQRAQSGETSVFVIADGDVAEARPVTLGDVVDGRWIVTDGLQPGDRVVVEGAQKLRPDAPVAPEPYDPGGADADDAPAPQSAD; translated from the coding sequence ATGACACGTCTTCGCATCGCCGCATTGGCAGTCCTGGCCCTCGCCACTACCGCCGAGGCGCAACAGGGCGGCCAGATGCCGCCCACCCCCGTCTCCTATGTCGAGGTTCAGCCCGAAGCGCTGCCGGTCGTGAACGACCTGCCCGGCCGCATCGCCGCCACCCGCACCGCCGAGGTCCGCCCCCGCGTCGGCGGCATCGTCATCGAACGCGTCTTCGAACAGGGCGGCATGGTGGAGGCGGGGGACGTGCTCTTCCGCCTCGATCCCGCGCCCTTCCGCGTGCAGGTCGCAAGCGCCCAAGGCACGTTGGCCCGCGCCAAGGCGGCCCAGCAGAACGCGCGCAGCGAAGCCGACCGCCAGCAGGAATTGCGCCAGCGCAACGCCTCGTCGGGGCAGGCCTACGACACCGCGGTCAGCGCGCTGGCGCAGGCCGATGCCGATGTCGCCGTCGCCGAAGCCCAGCTTCAGGAAGCGCAACTGAACCTCGATTACACCGAGGTGCGGGCGCCCATCTCCGGCCGGATCGGCCGCGCCACCCTGACCGAAGGCGCGCTGGTGGCGGCGCAGGCGGATGTGATGGCGACGATCCAGCAACTCGATCCCGTCTATGCCGACTTCACGCAATCCACCTCGGAGGTGCTGTCGCTGCGCCGCGCGATGGCTGCGGGCCGTCTGGCCGCCACCGCTCCCGGCGAGGCGCAGGTGAAGCTGCTCTTCGACGATGGCAGCGCCTACGATCAGACAGGCCGTCTTCTGTTCTCCGAAGCGACGGTCGATCCGCTGACGGGTCAGGTCACGCTTCGGGCCGAGTTTCCCAATCCCGACGGCTATCTGCTGCCCGGCCTCTATGTCCGCGTTCAGGTGGAACAGGCCCTGCGCGACAATGCGCTTGCCGTGCCGCAGATGGCCGTGCAGCGCGCCCAAAGCGGCGAGACCAGCGTCTTCGTCATCGCCGACGGCGATGTGGCCGAGGCCCGGCCCGTCACACTGGGCGATGTCGTCGATGGCCGCTGGATCGTGACGGACGGGCTGCAACCCGGCGACCGCGTGGTGGTGGAAGGGGCGCAGAAGCTGCGACCCGACGCCCCCGTGGCCCCCGAACCCTATGATCCCGGCGGTGCGGATGCGGATGACGCCCCCGCGCCGCAATCGGCGGACTGA